Proteins from a single region of Pyrus communis chromosome 6, drPyrComm1.1, whole genome shotgun sequence:
- the LOC137737565 gene encoding U-box domain-containing protein 37-like, with translation MTKEETRMPSPLLLPLTSIEEELEPAFDADDDDDDESLFSIDFNFNFKDSFKEKEKAVPCYYHVAVGGQKSESSVDALLWTLSHTAVTHDRDQSSVILVLVHVFAPIRYVPSPLGMLPKNSVNTIMMENWMALERDRRRKLLHKYVDACSSAKVKTEIMLIESDTVAKAILELIPTQNIRNLVVGTTKSSLRKLRFKKGSGIASQILQNAPETSCNIKIICKGKEVIDDTMFIGSTSSRSSNANSLSTQDEDDHQEQRISTDYNKHEYSRPEAKSPSSLNGYKQMWWGKPKSSQITA, from the exons ATGACAAAGGAAGAGACGAGGATGCCCTCGCCCTTGCTCTTGCCCTTGACAtcaattgaagaagaattaGAACCTGCTTTTGatgctgatgatgatgatgatgatgaaagtCTGTTTTccattgattttaattttaacttcaAGGATAGTtttaaggaaaaggaaaaggccgTTCCTTGTTATTATCACGTAGCTGTTGGGGGGCAGAAGAGCGAGTCTAGCGTGGATGCGCTTCTCTGGACACTGAGTCACACGGCGGTGACTCATGATCGTGATCAATCTTCAGTAATACTAGTCCTCGTCCATGTCTTTGCACCGATCCGATACGTTCCTTCTCCTT TAGGAATGCTTCCAAAAAATAGTGTGAATACAATTATGATGGAGAATTGGATGGCCCTAGAAAGAGACAGAAGGAGGAAACTCCTTCACAAATACGTTGATGCCTGCTCATCTGCCAAG GTTAAGACGGAGATTATGCTTATTGAGAGTGATACAGTTGCCAAGGCAATCCTAGAACTTATTCCTACTCAAAACATAAGAAACCTAGTAGTTGGAACCACCAAATCAAGTCTGAGGAAACTGAGGTTCAAGAAAGGGAGTGGAATAGCAAGTCAGATCCTACAAAATGCGCCTGAAACAAGCTGCAATATTAAGATCATATGCAAGGGAAAGGAAGTGATTGATGACACTATGTTTATTGGCTCGACTTCCTCGCGTAGTAGTAACGCGAACTCCTTGTCCACGCAAGATGAAGACGATCATCAAGAACAACGAATCTCAACAGATTATAATAAACATGAGTACTCGCGTCCTGAAGCGAAATCTCCATCATCTTTAAATGGATACAAGCAAATGTGGTGGGGGAAACCAAAATCTTCACAAATAACAGCTTGA
- the LOC137737564 gene encoding protein C2-DOMAIN ABA-RELATED 7-like codes for MNNIFGLLRLRIKRGVNLAIRDVKTSDPYLTVTMGSQKLKTKVIKRNCNPEWNEELTLSITNLEEPIHLQVYDKDTLTVDDKMGDADIDIKPYVECLKMGLDADALPKGCALKKVQPNRTNCLSTESCCVWENGKIVQDMILKLRNVECGEIVLQIEWINLPGSKGLAGV; via the coding sequence ATGAACAACATCTTCGGACTTCTCAGGCTTCGGATCAAGCGAGGAGTCAACCTCGCCATCCGCGACGTCAAGACGAGTGATCCGTACCTGACGGTCACCATGGGATCGCAGAAACTGAAGACAAAAGTGATAAAAAGGAACTGCAACCCTGAGTGGAACGAGGAGCTGACGCTTTCGATCACCAACTTGGAAGAACCCATCCATCTACAAGTGTACGACAAAGACACGTTAACCGTGGACGACAAGATGGGGGATGCAGACATAGACATCAAACCCTACGTCGAGTGTCTGAAGATGGGGTTAGACGCGGACGCCCTCCCGAAGGGCTGCGCCCTCAAGAAAGTTCAGCCCAACAGGACCAATTGCCTCTCCACCGAGAGCTGTTGCGTTTGGGAAAATGGCAAGATTGTTCAGGACATGATTCTCAAACTGCGAAACGTCGAGTGTGGCGAAATCGTGCTGCAGATTGAGTGGATCAACCTTCCTGGTTCTAAAGGTTTAGCAGGAGTCTAG